From Ramlibacter agri, a single genomic window includes:
- a CDS encoding DUF3141 domain-containing protein encodes MSDPTRKLSASAELATKSALLFQKRAKVAQEHFSERVRQASQDQGTVAPPNPWELFSATGQYAIDSAQRSVLFWDTLRQRGNGFIERSRAGLPPVLHFDYEMVLDGRTLPRKVNYALVRIVPPDGLQVDDRLRPYVIIDPRAGHGPGIGGFKDDSQVGAALREGHPVYFVIFFPEPEEGQTLLDVCAAEQEFVRKVRALHPGAPKPAIVGNCQGGWAAMMLVASSPDDTGPIVINGAPMSYWGGAWAEGEGDNPMRYAGGLLGGTWLSSFTSDLADGKFDGAWLVQNFENLNPANTFWDKYYHVYANADTEPPRFLDFERWWGGFYLMNREEIEWITQNLFVGNRLWKGAVQTGQGGVFDLRALKVPIILFASMGDNITPPQQAFNWVADVYGSTEEIKAHGQVIVGLLHEDIGHLGIFVSGKVAKKEHAQIVEVMESIEALAPGLYGMKIATKRGADGQPAYEVSFVERQLEELVPQLNRFRRGDEKAFEAVNAVSEFNQRAYELFAQPTVQAMATDWGGKLQRDFHPLRFQRWSISDLNPFLWWLPAAAEGVRSQRRAMGADHPLRRSEKAMAEITSAALDYQRAIRDAISEASFFQVYGNLFSVLLADKQEAQAAQPMQDPRELPVVKDALASIAQGGYAEATARAAYLLARKGEPLPLSRLELKQELMGDYQDLLPAMPRDEARRIRGEQELIVRYAPDEAIATLPSLLPQRSDRDRFLNLLERLLKDKRVQGVKPLPEQVAMFDRIRTLVGAKATVPAVAKAKAPARRRAPARTAAPRRMQ; translated from the coding sequence ATGTCCGACCCGACAAGAAAATTGTCCGCCAGCGCCGAACTCGCGACCAAGTCGGCGCTGCTGTTCCAGAAACGCGCCAAGGTGGCGCAGGAGCATTTCAGCGAGAGGGTGCGCCAGGCCAGCCAGGACCAGGGCACCGTCGCGCCGCCGAATCCCTGGGAGTTGTTCAGCGCCACCGGGCAGTACGCCATCGATTCGGCCCAGCGCTCCGTCCTCTTCTGGGACACGCTGCGCCAGCGCGGCAACGGCTTCATCGAGCGCTCTCGCGCCGGGCTGCCGCCGGTGCTGCACTTCGACTACGAGATGGTGCTGGACGGCCGCACGCTGCCGCGCAAGGTCAACTACGCGCTGGTGCGCATCGTGCCGCCCGACGGCCTGCAGGTCGATGACAGGCTGCGGCCCTACGTGATCATCGACCCGCGCGCCGGCCACGGCCCCGGCATCGGCGGCTTCAAGGACGACTCGCAGGTGGGGGCCGCGCTGCGCGAGGGCCACCCGGTCTACTTCGTCATCTTCTTCCCCGAGCCGGAAGAGGGCCAGACGCTGCTGGACGTGTGCGCGGCGGAGCAGGAGTTCGTGCGCAAGGTGCGCGCGCTGCACCCGGGCGCGCCCAAGCCGGCCATCGTCGGCAACTGCCAGGGCGGCTGGGCCGCCATGATGCTGGTGGCGTCCAGCCCGGACGACACCGGCCCGATCGTGATCAACGGCGCGCCCATGTCCTATTGGGGCGGCGCCTGGGCCGAAGGCGAGGGCGACAACCCGATGCGCTACGCCGGCGGGCTGCTGGGAGGGACGTGGCTCTCGTCCTTCACCTCGGACCTGGCGGACGGCAAGTTCGACGGCGCCTGGCTGGTGCAGAACTTCGAGAACCTGAACCCGGCCAACACCTTCTGGGACAAGTACTACCACGTGTACGCCAACGCGGACACCGAGCCGCCGCGCTTCCTGGACTTCGAGCGCTGGTGGGGCGGCTTCTACCTGATGAACCGCGAGGAGATCGAGTGGATCACGCAGAACCTCTTCGTCGGCAACAGGCTCTGGAAGGGCGCGGTGCAGACGGGGCAGGGCGGCGTGTTCGACCTGCGGGCGCTGAAGGTGCCCATCATCCTGTTCGCGTCCATGGGCGACAACATCACGCCGCCGCAGCAGGCCTTCAACTGGGTCGCGGACGTCTACGGCAGCACCGAAGAGATCAAGGCCCACGGGCAGGTGATCGTCGGCCTGCTGCATGAAGACATCGGCCACCTGGGCATCTTCGTGTCCGGCAAGGTGGCGAAGAAGGAGCACGCGCAGATCGTCGAGGTGATGGAGTCCATCGAGGCGCTGGCGCCCGGCCTGTACGGCATGAAGATCGCGACGAAGCGCGGGGCCGATGGCCAGCCGGCCTACGAGGTGAGCTTCGTCGAGCGGCAGCTGGAAGAACTGGTGCCGCAGTTGAACCGCTTCCGGCGCGGCGACGAGAAGGCCTTCGAGGCGGTGAACGCGGTGTCCGAGTTCAACCAGCGCGCCTACGAACTGTTCGCGCAGCCCACGGTGCAGGCGATGGCCACGGACTGGGGCGGCAAGCTGCAGCGCGACTTCCATCCGCTACGCTTCCAGCGCTGGTCCATCTCCGACCTGAATCCTTTCCTGTGGTGGCTGCCCGCAGCCGCCGAAGGCGTGCGCAGCCAGCGCCGCGCGATGGGCGCGGACCATCCGCTGCGCCGCTCGGAAAAGGCGATGGCGGAGATCACCAGCGCGGCGCTGGACTACCAGCGCGCCATCCGGGACGCGATCAGCGAGGCGAGCTTCTTCCAGGTCTACGGCAACCTGTTCTCGGTGCTGCTGGCGGACAAGCAGGAGGCGCAGGCCGCGCAGCCGATGCAGGACCCGCGCGAGCTGCCGGTGGTGAAGGACGCGCTCGCCTCGATCGCCCAAGGTGGCTACGCGGAGGCGACCGCGCGCGCCGCCTACCTGCTGGCGCGCAAGGGCGAGCCGCTGCCGCTGTCACGGCTGGAGCTGAAGCAGGAGCTGATGGGCGACTACCAGGACCTGCTGCCCGCCATGCCGCGCGACGAGGCGCGGCGCATCCGCGGCGAGCAGGAGCTGATCGTGCGCTATGCGCCGGACGAGGCCATCGCGACCTTGCCTTCGCTGCTGCCGCAGCGCTCCGACCGCGACCGCTTCCTGAACCTGCTGGAGCGGCTGCTGAAGGACAAGCGCGTGCAGGGCGTGAAGCCGCTGCCGGAGCAGGTGGCGATGTTCGATCGCATCCGCACGCTGGTCGGCGCCAAGGCCACCGTGCCTGCCGTCGCCAAGGCCAAGGCCCCCGCGCGCCGCCGCGCTCCCGCGCGTACCGCGGCTCCCAGGAGAATGCAATGA